The window CCGTTTATAATGATCAAGTCTACTTTAGGTATTCATGGTGAAATATCAATGCATAtatcaacaaaaacatttttttttactgaatgCCACTGCGTCATCGTACAAGGTTTCGAGTCAAAGCACGCCTCCTCCTGTGCCAGATATAAAATCATCACAACTTGCCTCCTGGGCTCTAATCCGTACTCTCGCTTTGCTGCTTTTACGCGCAAACTCACTTCCCTCACTAACGCTACATGTGTTTTCTCAACAGGATTTTTATATTTTGCAGTCTTTAACAAGTGATTCTAAGAGTAAATTATTTACATTACACAATATGGAGGGTAATTTTACACTGACAGGGCGCGACTTTCTAGATTTACGCGCGTTGGCTCAGAAACTTCTGACTCAGGGAAACAACTACTCTCTGCGTCTGGTGAACTACTCTCTGTTTGACAACGGATCGGGGTTCTATGAGGAGGACTCATTGGACGTGAACACTAACATCTACTCGAAAGTCCTGGTCACTGTGATCTATATCGCGCTCTTTGCGGTCGGTTGCTTAGGAAACTCCGTTACGCTGTACACCCTGCTGACCAAGAAGTCACTACAAAATCTCCAAAGCACTGTCCACTACCACCTAGCGAGTCTCGCCGTCTCCGACCTGCTCATACTTGTCCTTAGTATGCCCGTTGAACTCTATAACTTCATCTGGGTCCATCACCCTTGGGCGTTCGGAGGAGTCGTTTGTAAAGGTTACTATTTCATTCGGGATGCTTGCTCTTATGCCACAGCATTCAATATCGCCAGCCTCAGCGTGGAGCGTTATATGGCAATTTGCCACCCTTTCAAGGCGAAGAGCATCATGTCGCGCAGCCGCACCAAGAAGCTGATCAGCGGGATGTGGGTGGCTTCGTTCCTCCTGGCCTCTCCGATGCTCTTCACCATGGGCCAGAAGTACCATGGGCCCCAAAGGGAGAAGATATGCACCACAATCGTGTCACCTGTCTTATTGAAGATAGTGATTCAGGTGGGTTTGAAACGCCTCCTTATTTCACAACAATCAGTTGAGTAGTGCACAGGAGGTTGGCCcgtaccttaattggggaggacaggcttgtggtaatggctggagcagaatgagtGGAAAGGTATAAAATACATCATagacatggaaaccatgtgtttgatgccattccatttactccgttccagccattataatgagccatcctcccctcagcagcctccactggagtagtggtatttcacGCACCTATTTAGTCactgcacagcacacacacacacagagagacgggggagaaaTGGTGCAGGAGAGTAGGATGAGAAAGATACAGAAACAGAGATGAATACCCAATAATCAGAACATTTTCATTAATTTCCCCACTCATGTGAGACAACCTGGTGGTATATTTTGGAGATGCAATACGTAATACTGTTGAGGGGTCCTTGGATGGAAGTGGTCTGGTTGTCATGGTGATGGGCTGCTGCAGTTGTTTGTGGAAGTGTGTGACTGGTGATATTGTGGCATCAAGTAGCCTAGTGACTAAAAAAAGCAGGCCAGCAACTGGAGGGTTGCTGGTTAGAATCCTAGCTCAGAAGATTTATTGCAGAGGGTTGCTGGCATTATCCTAAATTCTATCGCCTGGTGTTGTGCATCTAAACTAGGCACTTAACCACCTATAATTGCTGCACTGTGATTGCTTCCCACCACTTGGcatatgtgtgtgtctcaggggGTTGGGTTGTGCATAAAGATATGTTTCCGATCCCTGTACATTAATGCACTATAAAGTACATATAATCTTGTCCCTCCTTGCAATGTCCCCACACCCCCTACTTCCATCCTCACATATCATTGTCATATACAAAAACTGAGAGAACAGCAAGCAAATACAGGAAATCCTGTCTTCTAAGGGTGCTGTTGTTGCGCAACATATTTCTTCAGAATGAATGGTATAGCAAGGTCGAGCTCGGAGCTTGATGGAATGGCACCATAAATTGTATGAATTTTGCGCTTCCACAGAACTTACCATAATCTCCAAACTCATAAGAATTGCATTGCCAGAGCTGTCAGTTTTTTCTTTCCACTTCTAATCATGTAATTtcacttcttctcctcctcctacgCATAGGGATGTCATTACACATGCTGCAGGAACACACACTCTCCTCCGCAACAAACCATGTGTAGCCTAGGATACCTGGAGGGCAGCCACAAATGTCTTCACTTATTTTATTTTGTTGGGCATAAATACTGACATTGTCCAGCATCAGGACACGGGAGGCAGTTTATCAACCTAAGGAATGGTGATAAAAGGGGGGTCTCCACTACTACACtagttgtgtgtgcatgtgtcagaGATGTATTAGTGACTCCCATTTCAGAAGCAACTGAACTAATAAGTCTGTTGACCTTTCAGTTTAGCTTCCTGCTGTTTGGTAGTGCAAGGCCCTATAACACTTCATCCACCAGTTTGATCaccacagagaaagaaagagagtcagATAGTTGCTCCACCAGCTGCCCACAGATGTTTTGGGGTGGGGAGGAAAAGTAGCCCTCTAAAATGGTTGATATTTGTTTGTCAGTGTAtacgtgcatgtttgtgtgtgtgtgtcagtgtttgtgtgtttgtgtatgtgggcATGTGCAGTATTACTTAGTTTTTGGCATAGAGCACCACAGAATAATAGGGGAACTCTGTGATTAACATGAGTGGTGTCCCTCTGTGCAGGGAACTCTCTGGTTGTATTTCTGGAGAAGTCCATGCTGTGTGAAACACTTGGGATTGTGGTCTTTCTTATTCCAACCACCTCAGCCTGCTGTGACGCCACTGGGAAACAAACCAAACTCTAACACTCATGACTGATGACAGAACCGTGGCACAGCTTTCTGTGCCTTCCAGGTAACACCTCACAAACTCAGCCAAGGCTCGACATGAGTCTTAAAGTGTCTTGCTGCG of the Oncorhynchus kisutch isolate 150728-3 linkage group LG17, Okis_V2, whole genome shotgun sequence genome contains:
- the LOC109907967 gene encoding neurotensin receptor type 1-like, with product MEGNFTLTGRDFLDLRALAQKLLTQGNNYSLRLVNYSLFDNGSGFYEEDSLDVNTNIYSKVLVTVIYIALFAVGCLGNSVTLYTLLTKKSLQNLQSTVHYHLASLAVSDLLILVLSMPVELYNFIWVHHPWAFGGVVCKGYYFIRDACSYATAFNIASLSVERYMAICHPFKAKSIMSRSRTKKLISGMWVASFLLASPMLFTMGQKYHGPQREKICTTIVSPVLLKIVIQVNVFLSFVVPMVAISALNGVIASQLLRMFRETKQDTRICIIEGNPTMLSIAVEPNRTQSLRHGVMVLRAVVVAFVVCYLPYYVRRLMYCYAEFTEEGYDYYHYFFMVTNVLFYVSSAINPVLYNLVSANYREIFFNTLRCLCLPCRRKKQRRPLTRHSISICSNHTFSSNIIKETVY